Within Effusibacillus lacus, the genomic segment CCATAAACATGGAGAGTACCCGGATAAAACGTATGAGTGTGGCGATCAGGAATCTCTCATAGTAATCTTCCGGACTGGTATAAAACTGGGAAAAAGTGGCGGGTGCGATCATGCCAAACGGCGAACCGTCGACCAGGATTCCCACTTTCCCTTCCAGAAGGGCGGCCGTCATCTTGTCGGGTCTTTCCGTGTTCTGAATTTGAGGAAAAGGGGACCAATGGGAATCTTCAATGAATTGTTCAATATAACCGCTTTCCAATACACCGTCAATTTTGATTTGTTGGATTCGTTCCCGAACTTTTTGGACAATAGCAGGCTTTGCAATCCCGTCAATAAACAGAAGGGCGACGTCAGTATCGGTGCGTTCCCCAACCTTGATTCCATTAATACGAAGGTTGGGATCTTTTAACCGCCGCCTGATTAGTGCCGTGTTGATTCTCAGAGTCTCTGTAAACCCGTCGCGGGGGCCGCGTACGACCGACTCCGTTCTCGGCTCCTCCACACCCCTTTTTTCCCAACCTTTGGTTGACACCGTCAGCGGTGACGCACCTTCATCAAGAAGCAGGACCGTATCCCCCGATAACACCGCTTTCGCAAGTTGCTGCATATCTTTTAAGACCCTGGCTTCACTGATCGGAATATGCCGAAGCAGATCGTTTTCTTCGTTGCCTTCCGTCCCGTAAACCTTGTCCTGGTTTACAAGTGGTTTTAGAAGGAAATGATTCACCGTCTTCGTGTCCACAAGTCCATCAATGTAAACAATGGCTGCACGTCGATTTGTTGGTTGGGTCATTTGAAATTCGCGGATGATCACATCATCGCTTTGCCCAAATAGGGTTCGAATCGTTATCAGGTCTTGTTCCAGGGAACCGGAAAACGACTTGCCCTTGTAATTTTCGGTAGTCTGTTCAAACCTTTGCTGCAGAACTTTATTTTCTTTAAGGATGCTTTTCCTGCGGATGAGCA encodes:
- a CDS encoding spore germination protein, producing the protein MRRKSILKENKVLQQRFEQTTENYKGKSFSGSLEQDLITIRTLFGQSDDVIIREFQMTQPTNRRAAIVYIDGLVDTKTVNHFLLKPLVNQDKVYGTEGNEENDLLRHIPISEARVLKDMQQLAKAVLSGDTVLLLDEGASPLTVSTKGWEKRGVEEPRTESVVRGPRDGFTETLRINTALIRRRLKDPNLRINGIKVGERTDTDVALLFIDGIAKPAIVQKVRERIQQIKIDGVLESGYIEQFIEDSHWSPFPQIQNTERPDKMTAALLEGKVGILVDGSPFGMIAPATFSQFYTSPEDYYERFLIATLIRFIRVLSMFMALLLPSLYIALSSFHPEMIPSKLVIAMAAGRATVPFASIVEAFLMEITMEILREASVRLPGPIGPTIGIVGALVVGESAVRAGIVSPVMVIIVALTTIGSFASPSYSASIALRMLRFPLMIFAGTMGLYGIMLFVIAITVHLCSLESFGIPYLAPMAPRRFVGWKDTFYRSPLYRMLKRPPTNMPQDTERVNPSSAQGIKKGDSHDQADASDHN